The Faecalibacterium prausnitzii genome includes a window with the following:
- a CDS encoding ImmA/IrrE family metallo-endopeptidase, whose translation MSCLGSKHELLQVADHVIAHYYQRVPFVRNHPQAIDLDMLVMELMGGSIKMFPLSKDGSMLGMTAHERLIIRMELKDGTIIRDTLRPKDIVIDSSLAGFHNTGVRNFTLAHEIGHQLLHIYYPLLALSDQLEEDCADIIAEGLLLPECLVRASMAFFQFPDTLSHISRSQLDMNYPSFKKMARQLGVQRQLLANRMKYLHILTSDVPYRHTLSLMEAG comes from the coding sequence ATGAGTTGTTTGGGTTCAAAGCATGAGTTACTGCAAGTTGCAGACCATGTAATCGCTCATTATTATCAGCGTGTTCCGTTTGTACGGAATCATCCGCAGGCGATAGACTTGGATATGCTTGTGATGGAACTGATGGGCGGTAGCATCAAGATGTTCCCACTATCTAAAGATGGCTCTATGTTAGGCATGACTGCACATGAGCGCCTTATAATCCGAATGGAACTAAAAGATGGCACAATCATTCGTGACACGTTGCGCCCCAAAGACATTGTGATAGATTCCTCGCTGGCAGGTTTCCACAACACCGGAGTGCGGAACTTTACTTTGGCACACGAAATCGGGCATCAGCTTTTGCACATTTATTATCCACTTCTGGCTCTTTCAGACCAGTTGGAAGAAGACTGTGCGGACATTATTGCAGAAGGTCTTTTGCTGCCAGAGTGCCTTGTGAGGGCCTCCATGGCATTCTTCCAGTTCCCTGACACGTTATCTCATATATCCAGATCGCAGTTAGATATGAACTACCCTAGTTTTAAGAAGATGGCGAGGCAACTAGGTGTGCAACGTCAGCTTCTTGCAAATCGTATGAAGTATTTGCATATCCTGACCAGCGATGTTCCGTATCGCCACACACTTTCGTTGATGGAGGCAGGGTGA
- a CDS encoding sigma-70 family RNA polymerase sigma factor, whose amino-acid sequence MSFNNGNERRKLNAKWAHLRVQYREAGMSEDAIQAMYEFDLGVLNSERAYITNTLTISDTTDDSTATETSDFKQYEKAITVTDTYHETKTRFAWVGEVQNERLHTGLEKLSDEDLKLLTLYAVSGFNEYEIAKVFRISQPAIHKRIAKITLFLKKF is encoded by the coding sequence ATGAGTTTCAATAATGGCAATGAACGTCGCAAGCTGAACGCAAAGTGGGCGCATCTTCGTGTGCAGTACCGCGAAGCAGGAATGAGCGAAGATGCAATTCAGGCTATGTACGAGTTTGATTTGGGTGTTCTCAATAGCGAACGCGCCTACATCACCAACACACTGACGATTTCTGACACCACCGATGATAGTACAGCCACGGAAACCAGCGACTTCAAGCAGTATGAAAAAGCCATTACCGTAACGGATACCTACCACGAAACGAAAACGCGCTTTGCATGGGTAGGCGAAGTTCAAAATGAGAGGTTACACACCGGACTAGAAAAACTTTCAGATGAAGATCTCAAACTGCTGACCTTATACGCTGTAAGTGGCTTTAACGAATATGAAATTGCTAAAGTATTTAGGATTTCACAGCCTGCTATTCATAAGCGAATTGCAAAAATCACTTTATTTTTGAAGAAGTTTTGA
- a CDS encoding type II toxin-antitoxin system PemK/MazF family toxin gives MIQNWKFQRGDIFFTRFDNAIGSEQSGNRPAVVLQNDVGNFYSPTLIVATLTSKAAKKYTQPTHCLLVNEFLSVPSIVQAEQIFTVDKSRVLKFLGHLTPEEMDRVDDAVRASLALNPMGSIQRLPPIIRSTAAYAPPEVVEGKPPIYPYTPIKSSFEDAGSVEDMMLYTELEAAVHAMIQRLEYSFTFNPSLLTIPKRKQQVAEILKEAETYIWRIKEEMRCA, from the coding sequence TTGATTCAAAACTGGAAATTCCAACGTGGAGACATTTTCTTCACCCGTTTCGACAACGCCATCGGTTCAGAGCAAAGCGGGAATCGTCCGGCAGTCGTTCTCCAGAACGATGTGGGAAATTTTTACTCACCCACGCTGATCGTGGCCACATTGACAAGCAAGGCGGCAAAAAAGTATACCCAGCCGACCCACTGCCTGCTGGTGAACGAGTTTCTCTCCGTACCATCCATCGTTCAGGCAGAGCAGATTTTTACCGTAGACAAGAGCAGGGTGCTGAAATTCCTCGGACACCTCACCCCGGAGGAAATGGACCGAGTGGATGATGCTGTCCGCGCCAGCCTTGCTCTGAACCCGATGGGGAGCATTCAGCGGCTTCCACCTATCATCCGTTCTACGGCGGCTTACGCGCCGCCTGAGGTGGTTGAGGGTAAGCCGCCCATCTATCCCTACACACCCATCAAATCGTCCTTTGAGGACGCAGGGAGCGTTGAGGACATGATGCTGTACACCGAACTGGAAGCTGCGGTACACGCAATGATCCAGCGGCTGGAATACAGCTTCACATTTAACCCCAGTCTGCTCACCATCCCGAAGCGTAAACAGCAGGTTGCTGAAATCCTGAAAGAAGCCGAAACGTACATCTGGAGGATCAAGGAGGAAATGCGATGCGCCTGA
- a CDS encoding DUF6551 family protein, which translates to MRLKDNNNPFIHVNPPYQLMVIHSSKLVYPRELYQRGVERKRVELIAAHFNEYVANEPKVSFRNGQFIVTDGQHTIEGRILRNGGKDLPILCKVYTGMTVEQEALLFAEQNGFSAPLTAGIKLRAKVVGGDAISKAFLAATNRVGLSLNYDSQQLTDYRIGCVGTAFRLYKQLGEPLYCETMRLIVAAWEGKPDSFRASVLKGMMHFVELYHGEFSEERLLRALGSIHPVDIYRIGQDDPAKLRGWKKYVFPIYTAYNGKCRKDALPMKF; encoded by the coding sequence ATGCGCCTGAAAGACAACAACAATCCCTTCATCCATGTCAACCCGCCGTACCAGCTCATGGTCATCCACAGCAGCAAGCTGGTCTATCCCCGCGAACTGTATCAGCGTGGTGTGGAGCGCAAGCGTGTGGAACTGATTGCCGCCCACTTCAACGAATATGTGGCAAATGAGCCGAAGGTCAGTTTCCGCAACGGTCAGTTCATCGTAACGGATGGGCAGCACACCATCGAGGGGCGCATCCTCCGCAACGGTGGCAAAGATCTGCCGATTCTCTGCAAGGTGTACACGGGCATGACCGTAGAGCAGGAAGCCCTGCTCTTTGCCGAGCAGAACGGCTTCTCTGCGCCGCTGACGGCAGGCATCAAGCTCCGTGCCAAGGTGGTGGGCGGCGATGCCATTTCCAAAGCCTTTCTCGCAGCCACCAACCGAGTAGGATTGAGCCTCAATTATGACAGCCAGCAGCTGACCGATTACCGCATCGGCTGCGTTGGTACGGCTTTCCGGCTCTACAAGCAGCTGGGCGAACCGCTCTACTGTGAAACGATGCGGCTCATCGTGGCAGCATGGGAGGGCAAACCGGATTCGTTCCGGGCATCTGTTCTGAAAGGCATGATGCACTTCGTGGAGCTGTACCACGGCGAGTTCAGCGAGGAACGGCTGCTCCGTGCGCTGGGCAGCATCCACCCGGTCGATATCTACCGCATCGGACAGGACGACCCCGCAAAGCTGCGCGGATGGAAAAAATACGTTTTCCCCATCTACACCGCCTACAACGGCAAGTGCAGAAAAGACGCACTGCCGATGAAATTTTGA
- a CDS encoding helix-turn-helix domain-containing protein, whose protein sequence is MRSQFTSYEQLPITLTADHVAAALGISRANAYILLRSDGFPTLHIGKRMVVPKDRFLQWITDSVNG, encoded by the coding sequence ATGCGCTCTCAGTTCACTTCGTATGAGCAGCTTCCCATCACCCTGACAGCCGATCATGTCGCTGCTGCGCTGGGCATCTCCCGCGCCAACGCTTACATCCTGCTCCGTTCGGACGGTTTTCCCACGCTCCACATCGGTAAGCGGATGGTCGTACCCAAAGACCGTTTTCTTCAGTGGATCACGGACAGCGTAAATGGCTGA
- a CDS encoding tyrosine-type recombinase/integrase — translation MPSKRSHGEGTLRHRSDGRWELRMMDGYQKDGSPRFKTFYGKTQKEVKLKLKEYQDALISGVQLDTILYFEDWADTWFEGHKDNIAPTTQESYKYCLKMLKEGFYHRPLTVIRPIDIENFLKGMRRDGRSDSYISKARGMLYQIFQKAEANDLVRRNPVRLAEKMRASGTAKRKEAFTTAEVAHLMKVLPDDRMGLSIRLLLGTGMRMQELLALEPQFIEEDGSVIHIRQAVKVVKGTVSIGSPKSKDSIRDIPVPLNVRPCAIKLRDTTDQFIWESPKTGLPCNPTHFRDVFRKSLEEAGDVRLLTPHSCRHTYVSQMQALGVDIQTIQSIVGHADTEMTEHYLHVQESIRQSAIQLFSEAFSA, via the coding sequence ATGCCAAGCAAACGTTCTCACGGCGAGGGTACGCTTCGCCACCGCAGCGATGGTCGCTGGGAATTACGTATGATGGACGGCTACCAGAAAGATGGTTCGCCGCGCTTCAAGACCTTCTATGGCAAGACCCAGAAGGAGGTCAAGCTCAAACTGAAGGAGTATCAGGATGCGCTTATCAGCGGTGTCCAGCTGGACACGATCCTGTACTTTGAGGATTGGGCTGATACATGGTTCGAAGGTCACAAGGATAATATCGCTCCCACGACACAGGAAAGCTACAAATACTGCCTGAAAATGCTCAAAGAGGGATTTTATCATCGCCCCTTGACCGTCATACGCCCCATCGACATTGAAAACTTCCTGAAAGGGATGCGGCGCGATGGCCGCTCGGATTCTTACATCAGCAAGGCACGAGGGATGCTCTACCAGATCTTTCAAAAGGCAGAAGCCAATGATCTTGTGCGCCGCAACCCGGTTCGGCTTGCTGAAAAAATGCGGGCATCCGGCACCGCAAAGCGCAAGGAAGCCTTTACCACAGCGGAAGTCGCGCACCTGATGAAGGTGCTGCCCGATGACCGCATGGGCTTGAGCATCCGGCTTTTGCTCGGCACTGGAATGAGAATGCAGGAACTTCTGGCTTTGGAGCCGCAGTTTATTGAAGAAGATGGCTCTGTCATTCACATCCGGCAGGCAGTAAAGGTCGTAAAAGGTACGGTCAGCATCGGCAGTCCGAAATCCAAAGACAGTATCCGGGATATTCCGGTGCCGCTGAATGTCCGCCCGTGTGCCATCAAGCTGCGGGATACCACCGACCAGTTCATCTGGGAAAGCCCCAAAACCGGCTTGCCCTGCAATCCCACCCATTTCCGGGATGTATTTCGCAAATCTCTGGAAGAAGCGGGCGATGTCCGCTTGCTCACGCCGCACAGCTGCCGCCACACCTATGTGTCGCAGATGCAGGCGTTGGGCGTGGATATCCAGACCATCCAGAGCATCGTAGGCCACGCCGATACCGAGATGACTGAGCATTATCTCCATGTTCAGGAATCCATTCGGCAGAGTGCGATCCAGTTGTTCAGCGAGGCGTTTTCGGCCTGA
- a CDS encoding ComF family protein, protein MQIENSGVGRILRQLRWVLYPRRCPFCDRVLGSVSACPDCKEELETLRRRPTFRLARERHYIKNLEGAAAPYRYAGCVRRGVLRAKFQAAPWAADELGVEMARLLFGSEVRMRGFGPEVETVPGLAIGYNCVVPVPASSRVRGYNVPERMARSVARAVGVPLEPRLLVRARSGKRQEGLSFDERLVNVSGAFRVTDPERVAGKRILLVDDVITTGATVTACTQALLAAGAESVFAVALATVELDTPQSPTEAISENSEEDF, encoded by the coding sequence ATGCAAATCGAAAACAGCGGCGTTGGCCGCATTCTGCGGCAGCTGCGCTGGGTGCTTTACCCGCGCCGCTGCCCTTTTTGTGACCGGGTGCTGGGGTCGGTGAGCGCCTGCCCCGATTGCAAAGAGGAACTGGAAACGCTGCGCCGCCGCCCGACCTTTCGTCTGGCCAGGGAGCGGCACTACATCAAAAATCTGGAAGGTGCCGCCGCGCCCTACCGCTATGCGGGCTGCGTCCGGCGGGGTGTGCTGCGGGCAAAGTTCCAGGCTGCCCCGTGGGCTGCTGATGAGCTGGGCGTGGAGATGGCGCGGCTTCTGTTCGGGAGCGAAGTCCGGATGCGCGGCTTCGGGCCGGAGGTGGAGACCGTGCCCGGCCTTGCCATCGGCTACAACTGCGTGGTGCCGGTGCCGGCTTCCAGCCGGGTGCGCGGGTACAACGTGCCGGAGCGGATGGCCCGGTCCGTGGCCCGCGCGGTGGGCGTCCCGCTGGAGCCGAGGCTGCTGGTTCGCGCCCGCTCCGGCAAGCGGCAGGAGGGCCTCTCCTTCGATGAGCGGCTGGTGAATGTATCTGGTGCGTTCCGTGTGACAGACCCGGAACGAGTGGCAGGGAAGCGCATCCTTCTCGTGGATGATGTCATCACCACCGGTGCCACCGTGACCGCCTGCACCCAGGCCCTGCTGGCCGCCGGTGCCGAGAGCGTTTTCGCCGTGGCGCTGGCGACCGTGGAACTCGACACCCCGCAAAGCCCGACCGAAGCCATCTCCGAAAATTCCGAGGAGGATTTTTGA
- a CDS encoding S-layer homology domain-containing protein, which produces MKKRLLAFLLAVSMAVSMLALPAAAAGNANTAVQLSITLDGMDSTQTAALNAVVTRGAFARMLVAYSTFRESVGSQGAVGTLYKDLPGSSAYAPYVRIAVQQGWMSGYTDGTFRPDNAVTLEEAVTAVLKLLGYKMTDLSGSFPQAQLNKASELGLRNQLERQQGEALNYEECAILFYNALTANAASGSAYGTSLGFTVSNGQVDTSSVMLSSLKGPFIADGTTQLPFAPVSVYRNDKVSSSAELTKYDVYYYSESLQTVWIYTRRAAGRITAVSPSASAPTSVTVAGSTYTLGSSAVASQVSSLNGGGVGQVVTLLLGMNNEAAGIVTGEEADSVFYGVVQSSARSLIEENGADVLQKVAVLCTDGITRTVNVDKSLNFPAGWLVEITVGPDGENVEHVSGRSTSGTINENATALGDAALADNVEILDTTSEGVAGTVRPSRLSGVTLSSSDVRYYTVNEAGQIDRLILNDVTGDLWKYGVLDDVKNLAANYTDLKSFITSFNPDANSSGGSSAAGGTTTGTTTGNKNGTTGSADSTTQGTVTDQVTSLLVPTTSEILWGIVSGDILSTAWQKLTSNTGSLLSIGFKQVAEITGTPFKQILRFIGGGATYVCYVNGSPASFSTAIKYPVIAGGVAVRQETTGSVKRMVQLMPLKIDRVGAASVLSGNTRYEMADDAQVYLWYKGQYYPTRLASVNTDEYKLTGWYDNFGCTAGKKVRVIIAVKND; this is translated from the coding sequence ATGAAAAAACGTCTTCTCGCATTCCTTCTCGCGGTCAGCATGGCCGTGTCGATGCTGGCGCTCCCGGCCGCAGCGGCGGGCAATGCCAACACCGCCGTGCAGCTGTCCATCACGCTGGACGGCATGGACTCCACCCAGACGGCGGCGCTGAACGCCGTGGTCACCCGCGGGGCCTTTGCCCGGATGCTGGTGGCCTATTCCACGTTCCGGGAGAGCGTAGGCTCGCAGGGGGCCGTGGGCACCCTGTACAAGGACCTGCCCGGCAGCTCGGCGTATGCGCCCTATGTCCGCATCGCGGTGCAGCAGGGCTGGATGAGCGGCTACACCGACGGCACCTTCCGCCCGGACAACGCCGTGACGCTGGAAGAGGCTGTCACGGCAGTGCTCAAGCTGCTGGGCTATAAGATGACCGACCTGAGCGGCTCCTTCCCGCAGGCGCAGCTGAACAAGGCCAGCGAGCTGGGTCTGCGCAATCAGCTGGAACGTCAGCAGGGTGAGGCACTGAATTATGAGGAGTGCGCCATCCTGTTCTACAATGCGCTCACGGCCAACGCCGCCAGCGGCAGTGCCTACGGCACCTCGCTGGGCTTCACGGTCTCGAACGGTCAGGTGGATACGTCCAGCGTCATGCTGAGCAGCCTGAAAGGCCCCTTCATCGCGGACGGCACCACGCAGCTGCCCTTTGCTCCTGTGAGCGTCTACCGCAACGACAAAGTCTCTTCTTCCGCCGAACTGACAAAGTACGATGTGTATTACTACAGCGAAAGTTTACAGACTGTCTGGATCTATACCCGCCGCGCGGCAGGCCGCATCACGGCAGTCTCGCCCAGCGCCAGCGCCCCGACGTCCGTGACCGTGGCGGGCAGCACCTACACCCTCGGCTCTTCGGCCGTGGCCTCGCAGGTGTCCTCCCTGAACGGCGGCGGCGTGGGTCAGGTCGTGACCCTGCTGCTGGGCATGAACAATGAGGCCGCCGGCATCGTGACCGGCGAGGAGGCCGACAGCGTCTTCTACGGCGTCGTCCAGTCTTCCGCCCGCAGCCTCATCGAGGAGAACGGCGCGGACGTGCTGCAAAAAGTGGCCGTCCTCTGCACCGATGGCATCACCCGCACCGTGAATGTGGATAAGAGCCTGAATTTCCCGGCGGGCTGGCTGGTGGAGATCACCGTAGGCCCGGACGGCGAGAATGTGGAGCACGTCAGCGGCCGCTCGACCAGCGGCACCATCAACGAGAACGCAACGGCCCTGGGCGATGCCGCTCTGGCTGACAATGTAGAGATTCTGGATACGACTTCGGAGGGTGTGGCTGGGACGGTTCGTCCCAGCCGCCTATCGGGGGTCACACTGAGCAGTTCGGACGTCCGCTACTACACCGTCAATGAGGCTGGCCAGATCGACCGCCTCATCCTGAACGATGTGACCGGCGACCTGTGGAAGTACGGTGTGCTGGATGACGTGAAGAACCTCGCGGCCAATTACACCGACCTCAAGAGTTTCATCACCAGCTTCAACCCCGATGCAAATTCGTCCGGCGGTTCGTCCGCGGCGGGCGGAACCACAACCGGAACCACTACCGGTAACAAGAACGGGACAACGGGGTCTGCCGATTCCACGACGCAGGGGACCGTGACCGACCAGGTCACGAGCCTTCTGGTGCCCACGACGAGCGAGATCCTGTGGGGCATCGTCTCCGGCGATATCCTCTCCACGGCCTGGCAGAAGCTGACCAGCAACACCGGTTCGCTGCTGAGCATCGGCTTCAAGCAGGTGGCCGAGATCACCGGCACCCCCTTCAAGCAGATCCTTCGGTTCATCGGCGGCGGCGCGACCTATGTGTGCTACGTGAACGGTTCGCCCGCCAGCTTCAGCACCGCCATCAAGTACCCGGTCATCGCGGGCGGCGTTGCAGTGCGGCAGGAGACCACCGGCTCGGTCAAGCGCATGGTCCAGCTGATGCCGCTGAAGATCGACCGCGTGGGTGCAGCGTCGGTGCTGTCGGGCAATACCCGCTATGAGATGGCCGACGATGCCCAGGTCTACCTGTGGTACAAGGGCCAGTATTACCCCACCAGACTGGCCTCCGTGAACACCGACGAGTACAAGCTCACCGGCTGGTACGACAACTTCGGCTGCACGGCAGGCAAAAAGGTGCGGGTCATCATCGCGGTCAAGAACGATTGA
- a CDS encoding ABC transporter permease has protein sequence MIIETFRQAIQNVWSNKLRTFLTMLGIIIGVMAVIVIVGLGNGMTKSMRDSFSAMGTNTLNINVWGYGSRTISVDDVYAIAEKNPELIQSVSPQIDFSGSGDLKIGTSTYRWLNIYGVDEDYTTLKNYTIAKGRGLQYMDIKDNKQVCIIGDYLNRVAFGGNGVGQTLKIGANKFRIVGVLAAKVSDPSLQEGSDDACVYLPYTTVMRLSNTSTNQSYIAIMTDESKANDAKAVMEAGLYNVLKSENAYYVYSASEFLEEMNKMIHMVIVILTGIASISLLVGGIGIMNIMLVSVTERTREIGIRKALGAKERVILAQFVVEAATTSALGGFLGIVLGYVVSMAANRILPMVASGVDVTVSPSFNSIAVAFGISVGIGVLFGYLPAKRAARLNPIEALRYD, from the coding sequence ATGATCATCGAGACCTTCCGGCAGGCCATCCAGAACGTCTGGAGCAACAAGCTCCGCACCTTCCTGACCATGCTGGGCATCATCATCGGCGTTATGGCGGTCATTGTTATCGTCGGCCTGGGCAACGGCATGACCAAAAGCATGCGGGACAGCTTTTCCGCCATGGGCACCAACACCCTGAACATCAACGTCTGGGGCTATGGCTCCCGCACCATCTCGGTGGACGACGTCTATGCCATCGCCGAAAAGAACCCGGAGCTGATCCAGTCCGTCTCGCCCCAGATCGACTTCAGCGGCAGCGGCGACCTGAAGATCGGCACCAGTACCTACCGCTGGCTCAACATCTACGGTGTGGATGAAGACTACACCACCCTGAAGAACTACACCATTGCCAAGGGGCGCGGCCTGCAGTATATGGATATCAAAGACAACAAGCAGGTCTGCATCATCGGCGACTACCTCAACCGCGTGGCCTTTGGCGGCAACGGCGTGGGCCAGACGCTGAAGATCGGTGCCAACAAGTTCCGCATCGTGGGTGTGCTGGCCGCCAAGGTCAGCGACCCCAGCCTGCAGGAGGGCTCGGATGACGCCTGCGTCTACCTGCCCTACACCACGGTGATGCGCCTGTCCAACACGTCCACGAATCAGAGCTACATCGCCATCATGACCGACGAGAGCAAGGCCAACGATGCCAAGGCCGTGATGGAGGCGGGTCTGTACAACGTACTCAAGAGCGAGAACGCCTACTATGTGTACAGCGCCAGCGAGTTCCTGGAAGAGATGAACAAGATGATCCACATGGTCATCGTCATCCTCACCGGCATCGCCAGCATCTCGCTGCTGGTGGGCGGCATCGGCATCATGAATATCATGCTGGTGTCCGTCACCGAGCGCACCCGCGAGATCGGCATCCGCAAGGCACTGGGTGCCAAGGAGCGGGTCATCCTGGCGCAGTTCGTGGTGGAGGCTGCCACCACCTCGGCGCTGGGCGGTTTCCTCGGCATCGTGCTGGGCTATGTCGTCTCGATGGCGGCCAACCGCATCCTGCCCATGGTCGCATCCGGCGTGGATGTCACCGTCAGCCCGTCGTTCAACTCCATCGCAGTGGCATTCGGCATCTCGGTGGGCATCGGTGTGCTGTTCGGCTACCTGCCTGCCAAGCGCGCCGCACGGCTCAACCCCATCGAAGCCCTGCGGTATGATTAA
- a CDS encoding ABC transporter ATP-binding protein, with the protein MSALIEFDEVCKYYQMGDTTVKAADHITMKIDKGEFVAIVGQSGSGKSTCMNIIGCLDVPTHGTYRLNGRDVGRMNRNELASIRNEMLGFIFQQYNLLPRLNLLENVEVPLVYAGIPRAERHRRARAVLEQVGLGDKIRNKPNQLSGGQQQRVSIARALVRNPAVILADEPTGALDSHTGREVLGMLQQLHEEGHTVVLITHDNSIAVQADRIIRLEDGRVVYDGDSHAPEAIVQPTLLPETPEKTAEQEVQA; encoded by the coding sequence ATGAGCGCTCTGATCGAGTTTGATGAGGTCTGTAAGTATTACCAGATGGGTGATACCACGGTCAAGGCCGCAGACCACATCACCATGAAAATAGACAAGGGCGAGTTCGTCGCCATTGTCGGCCAGTCAGGCTCCGGCAAATCCACCTGCATGAACATCATTGGCTGCCTGGATGTGCCCACCCACGGCACCTACCGGCTCAACGGCAGGGATGTGGGCCGGATGAACCGCAACGAGCTGGCCTCCATCCGGAACGAGATGCTGGGCTTTATCTTCCAGCAGTACAACCTGCTGCCCCGGCTGAACCTGCTGGAAAACGTGGAGGTGCCGCTGGTGTATGCGGGCATCCCCCGCGCCGAGCGCCACCGCCGCGCCCGCGCCGTGCTGGAACAGGTGGGCCTGGGCGACAAGATCCGGAACAAGCCCAATCAGCTCTCCGGCGGCCAGCAGCAGCGCGTTTCCATCGCGCGGGCGCTGGTGCGCAACCCGGCGGTCATCCTGGCCGACGAGCCCACCGGCGCGCTGGACTCGCACACCGGCCGCGAAGTGCTGGGGATGCTGCAGCAGCTGCATGAGGAGGGCCACACCGTCGTCCTCATCACCCACGACAATTCCATCGCCGTGCAGGCCGACCGCATCATCCGTCTGGAGGATGGCCGGGTCGTCTACGACGGCGATTCCCATGCGCCGGAGGCCATCGTGCAGCCCACTCTGCTGCCGGAGACCCCGGAAAAAACGGCGGAACAGGAGGTGCAGGCATGA
- a CDS encoding efflux RND transporter periplasmic adaptor subunit, giving the protein MNWKKKKDTPEAQTPEAAAAGKGPVPFLKKNWKWLVPVLCVAVAGGVFLLRPQQAKPASVDASYTEAAPERRDVTNTLSGTGTLNPANTYTVKSLVDGKVLTGTIEEGNIVEESNVLYTIDSSDASTNFEKAEIAMQQAQRSYDKVVDRQYVRAEVAGVVSSLKVTKGDEVTSGQEVAVIRDSSRMLLTLEFPAADAANFSVGQSAAVTLDGTFEQLDGTVTSVSGTDALSAGNLLTRTVTITVQNAGGLTTAQAATASINGVSSIGSATFAYQAERTLTAQAAGTVTSINVQEGSDVAKDDIILGLSGDDLTESIQSASESLRSAEISMQNLQDTMNNYTITAPISGTIIEKDAKVGDAVKTGDTLCIVYDLSYLEMSINVDELQISSISVGQQVQITADAVPDKTYVGTVTRVSMKGTSNGGTTTYPVSIRIDDTDGLRPGMNANAEIVVAKADNALVVPNAAVVRGSYVLVTKDSPSAANADTAMEAPEGFVYVPVKTGVSDDDYTQIVSGIQEGDTIGYDPSSVSSDSYYDDGGYIMPF; this is encoded by the coding sequence ATGAACTGGAAAAAGAAGAAGGACACCCCGGAAGCGCAGACACCCGAAGCGGCTGCCGCAGGGAAGGGCCCGGTCCCGTTCCTGAAAAAGAATTGGAAGTGGCTGGTGCCGGTGCTCTGCGTGGCAGTGGCAGGCGGCGTGTTCCTGCTCCGGCCCCAGCAGGCCAAGCCTGCGAGTGTGGATGCCAGCTACACGGAGGCCGCCCCGGAGCGCCGGGATGTGACCAACACCCTGAGCGGCACCGGTACGCTGAACCCCGCCAATACCTACACCGTCAAGAGCCTGGTGGATGGCAAGGTGCTGACCGGCACCATTGAGGAAGGCAACATCGTGGAGGAGAGCAACGTGCTCTACACCATCGACAGCTCGGACGCTTCCACCAACTTTGAAAAGGCCGAGATCGCCATGCAGCAGGCGCAGCGCAGCTACGATAAGGTCGTGGACCGCCAGTATGTCCGCGCCGAGGTGGCGGGCGTGGTGAGCAGCCTGAAGGTGACGAAGGGCGATGAAGTGACCAGCGGCCAGGAGGTGGCCGTCATCCGCGACAGCTCCAGAATGCTGCTGACGCTGGAGTTCCCCGCAGCCGATGCGGCGAACTTCTCGGTGGGCCAGAGCGCCGCTGTGACGCTGGACGGCACTTTTGAGCAGCTGGACGGCACCGTGACCTCTGTGAGCGGCACCGATGCGCTGAGTGCGGGCAATCTGCTGACCCGCACCGTGACCATCACGGTGCAGAACGCAGGCGGCCTGACCACGGCGCAGGCGGCCACTGCCTCCATCAACGGGGTCAGCTCCATCGGCTCGGCCACCTTTGCCTATCAGGCCGAGCGCACCCTGACGGCGCAGGCGGCCGGCACGGTGACGTCCATCAATGTGCAGGAAGGCTCGGACGTGGCGAAGGATGACATCATCCTCGGCCTGTCCGGCGACGACCTGACCGAGTCCATCCAGTCGGCGTCCGAATCCCTGCGCAGCGCGGAGATCTCGATGCAGAACCTGCAGGATACCATGAACAACTACACCATCACCGCCCCCATCAGCGGCACCATTATTGAAAAGGACGCCAAGGTGGGCGATGCCGTCAAGACCGGCGACACCCTCTGCATCGTCTATGACCTGAGCTATCTGGAAATGAGCATCAACGTGGATGAGCTGCAGATCAGCTCCATCTCGGTGGGCCAGCAGGTCCAGATCACCGCCGACGCGGTGCCGGATAAGACCTATGTGGGCACCGTGACCCGCGTTTCGATGAAGGGCACCTCCAACGGCGGCACCACGACCTACCCCGTCAGCATCCGCATCGACGACACCGACGGCCTGCGCCCCGGCATGAACGCCAACGCGGAGATCGTGGTGGCCAAGGCGGACAACGCCCTCGTCGTGCCCAACGCGGCGGTGGTGCGCGGCAGCTATGTGCTCGTCACAAAGGATTCCCCCAGCGCCGCCAACGCAGACACGGCGATGGAGGCTCCGGAGGGCTTCGTCTATGTGCCGGTCAAGACCGGTGTCAGCGACGACGACTATACCCAGATCGTCAGCGGCATCCAGGAGGGCGACACCATCGGCTACGACCCCAGCTCCGTCAGCAGCGACAGCTACTATGACGACGGCGGATATATCATGCCATTCTGA